A segment of the Cotesia glomerata isolate CgM1 linkage group LG2, MPM_Cglom_v2.3, whole genome shotgun sequence genome:
tcccgcgagggtgtcactatgtctgtattagggtgatttttttttttactttatttttttttttcggtcccatcgtgaattcttgttggaaatacccaaaaaaaattccctgaaagtttgagttcttgatattaattaacgtcctcgaccaaggcatgtgaatatttcccattgaaaacagacaaaaactttgatttttaatttttgaatttctaaagctcagcggcatttcatgggatcactttgatcgaagatggttttttcttagaattgaacgctctacaaaagtgcCCATTGCCGCAAAGTCGTAACTCACACTGGCAAGGCAGTACGGGCCACTGAacctgattttttcataaaattggcgttttttcgcatttatctcgtaaatatcaagagctacggaaaaaatgtaaatgacaaacttgtagagaattcaatttccaacaaaaaaagtcCTATGGACCAAATCGCTAAGATCGATATTAAGCGAGATATTAagccttgaatatattttttcgtgaaattttggccgatcattgatttaaacttattaatatcttgtttactttctctgttttttatattttttcttcaatatatttttttaaggctagAAAAACAGGATATGATAAGTATCTTACATTAaaaaagcttatatcttaagaatctttaataaataatggatttaCGAGTTTCTGCATAAAACTTATGAATTCAATtacacttaaataatttatatattattaacagtttattaaattataatagttcgaattatattaacaacaatgagtatttaataaaaataaaaacaacaataccaattaattattattgaaagcaGAAAACTGAATTGTTAGATTAATTCATTGTCAATATACTGTGATTTTTTACACGATGTGTATTGAGATCGATGGTGCTGAacagtttgaaaaattctttgtcTTTCATCTTCATTATAAGTCAATACTTCATTAAAACTTTCGGCTAGCGCTACTCCTCTTTCCGCAGTATCGTTTActacttttaactttttgaatgtATCATAACATCGTTTATACTCAAGATTTGATTCCCACAAACTTGGATCTGTATGCAAAAATTCATAGGGGAGCTCAAATTGCTCAAAAATAAACAGCGAGTTTGGATTAACAAAATCGCTTATGTTTTTCTCAGATAACGACGTTATTTCTTCATAAGCGACTGATAAACGTTTATTAGGCTTTTTGACCGCTACctgggaatttattttttgtacgaTCTTTACTTTTTCTTCTACTGACACAGTTTCATCAAAAAGAGCTAAACAAGCAAGATTTTCGTGTAAGTACCACAAATGCCGAGACAATTTATCGAGTGCTGCATTTGCAATTTCTGGATGTATTTTTCTATAGTCAATAAGATCTTTTACTAATTGCAAATCCGAGTTTGGAGCATTTATTGCATTAGGAGCAGTAAaccatatttttacataaaatattacgATGAAAACACATAttttctgcaaaatttttttttcgtttgctCCCATTTTAAACTGGTTTctaaacatttatattttcaagcaATAGAGAGCTTTTGATAACCACCGTGCGTGATGAAAAGCACCAGGTGCTTTAAATTCGGCTCTATGACTTTTGATACCACCCAAAAAGATACAGCTCAGCTCCAAAAACTCCTTGTAATCATTTCTCGGATGATGattctaacaaaaaataagaaaaatttaataattgcggCCAGAAAAGAagatattttcagaattttaaagtaaaaaatattatttaaaaaggcaaaatttataaaactaaatcacttaaaaattcgagttatatcgaagtatgcaaaataactacactgataaaaggatttatttactattaataatttgatttatttgaagataataatttaatttaataaatattttttaacattaaataaatatttattagggagaaaagtacatttaataatatttaataaatatttattaatagataacaaatatttattaacagttaataaatacttggttgagtgaatttgtttggcttgcaatgtcatatgatatgaagattgtctataaacaaaaatcatccttataaattatttgcattaattatattacattataataacatttattgtaaactaccaaattctatcacagctcataattattttttatatttttacatattaaaaacgttaatttattaagtgaattgaattattatcaatgtATTCCAGttatagggttataaaaagtgtcaaaagaaaattgctatttttgctttttatcctaaataaatatttgttaacagttaacaaatatttattaactattaataaattaataaatatttattaacagttaataaattctacgTAATGAATActaattaactgttaataaatatttatcaaatcccatgatgttaaaaaatcatttattaacagttaataaagcttattaaatattaacaagtccttctatcagtgtatcagAAAGATCTAATGactgtaaaagaaattaactttataaataataattctttcaatggtaaaactatttatgaattaattaataccttCAGTTGATTTTCTATAAAGTCAAGAATATCgtcttttctttgatttaaaataagtgaaatatctttttccTCTGTGCCGATTTCATACGcagatttatcaattttttcccaATTATCTCTGAGTCTTTTGAAAATTGGTACATTTGGACTATTCGTCACTAGCCAAGCAACTTCTGCAACATTTCGTAACATCAATTCAGAAGTATGATGGCGACAAGCAAGATATAATAAGTCACGGCCAATTTTATCTTCTAATAATGCACATGCGTCATTAAAACAACCTAAAACAAAGAATTAGTTATTGATTAactgttatttaattatcagttattcaaatttttgactcagcttaaattttaactcaacattcgtaaaaataattaatcaaattcttatttgaaaatttcttcccaagtcaaaaaacaaatactgtgatataaattcattcaacCACAACATTAACTTACCGGTATTTGAACTAGTTGTATCAAAGCACATTGCTTTAACATTATCGCAAAGATCCCACTCTATCAGCGTTTCAAAAATGGCTGAAGCTTGGCTTTCACCTGTGCCATCAGAGAGAATcggagttttaaaatttttatcagtatttATTCCGGTGACGTGTATTGATAATCGTTCTGCTTTTGGTTGACCATTTCCCGCAGAAAGCATCTTTCCATCCACTACGAGAGagtcatcaaaaatttcttcttctttgaTCGTATCGACaatttcttctctttttgAAATACGCGCATTGCGAATAGTGGAGtaacttaaattatatttatcaatctcAAGTCCTAAACTTTGAATAACAGCAGAAATGATGTACATCGCATTTCTGTTACTAGTTTTAGTTCTCTCTAGTGCTAATACTAATTCCGAAGtcagaaaatcaattttatttttcttaggcGCTGGCATTGTATCTTCAAAGTCTGAACAAGTTCGCTTCAATTCACTGGAATTTGATATGGAACTACAGAAACTATTTAAGGACGACTGTTGGGATAATTTCATTCctgaaatgaaaaatgttaacagTGAATTAGTAAGCATATTAGCTGAATGTTAAACaaatcaaatataattaaacaaaactattataatattaGAACTAACCAATTTTCTCATTATTGGGAGTTTCTACTTCCATCGCAGATAGATTTCCAGAAGTTTCTTCTGGTATAACGTCAATTGCTGGTAGATGGATATTTCTATTTCCTTTACGACAATCTGTCAAAAATTGCTGCaaatttttcggtaaattttttagtgcagCACAATTTGCaatgtcaaataatttatcaagacGTTTGCTAAACTGTTCCACATTTGTTCGTTGTCTTTTCGATGTCTTTGCACGACTTCGATGATTCTTCAGTTTCATGTGGTCACTgtgaattttttccaattttttaatactgtgCTGAGGTCGAGAAGTTGGAATCAAAAGATTAGCCCAAATAGCATTCGTATCACTGATCACACTACTAGCATTTGctcgtatacttaattttaagGATTGATGTTTGTACATAAAGAGATTCAATACATCCCTACACGAAGGtaacttaatattattaatattatgaatttcaaatcctgttaaataattataaactctATTTCCGATTTGTTCAGACATCTTTGacaagaataaaaatgatagaaaaatGTAACGCAACGTAAAGCATACTAATGCGACGCGAGTACATTCAGTGTTCACTGAGCTTTGTTCTCGATATTTGCGGCATTAATATCACACAATAAAGAACAAAGAAAGCGCTGCAATTAGGCGGGcgatttattaaactaattcAAGGTTACGTAAAAGAAGGAATTTTCGGAGAGGAGAGAGGCTTTCGATTTGCGAACAATGACTGAGCTTTCGCTGGTCGCGTACTTTTTGTCAAACGTTGTTGATCAACTGATGGGGGAATCACCGCGATGTTAGTTACATCGCAACGTTGCCATTAGATTATTAAGTACCTACTGACGGAGAAGAAACAAAGAGAAAAGAGTttgattaaatgtttattatcattaaaggTTAAATAttgtagattattaattttgctttagttttctagccttaaaaaaatatattgaagaaaaaatataaaaaacagagaaagtaaacaagatattaataagtttaaatcaatgatcggccaaaatttcacgaaaaaatatattctagGCTTAATATCTCGCTTAATATTGATCTTAGCGATTTGGTCCATAGgactttttttgttgaaaattgaattttctacaagtttgtcattaacattttttctgtagctcttgatatttacgagataaatgcgaaaaaacgccaattttatgaaaaaatcaggtTCAGTGACCCGTACTGCCTCGCCAGTGTGAGTTACGACTTTGCGGCAATGGGCACTTTTGTAGAACGTTCAATTCTAAGAAAAAACCATCTTCGATCAAAGTGATCCCATGAAATGCCGCTGAGCTTTagaaattcataaattaaaaatcaaagtttttgtctattttcaatgggaaatattcacatgccttggtcgaggacgttaattaatattaagagctcaaactttcaggtaatttttttttgggtatttcCAACGAGAATTTTCGATggaaccgaaaaaaaaaaaaaataaagtaaaaaaaaatcatcctagtctgtatgcatgtatgtatgtgtgtatgtgtgtgtgtgtgtgttttttttttttttttttttcttatagagAAGCGAAAAAAATCTTCCAAAGTCACCGCTATCATTGAAAGATGATGGTCGGTAGTGTGGgatttttacccactaaaaaaaactcttCTCTCTTCCCCCGTGGATGGTACGGGGGTAGAGGTAGTCATCAATTATTGCTAGATTTTCTGGCTTCACGTCAAATTTGTGCTCCAAGGCATCTATGATGTCGCCTCAATTCGCACTAATGAAGGCGTTTTTTATATCTAGTGTGAGGACAAGACACGCCTTGCGGGCTTTGAGGCTAACAGACATGCTTCTCTTGCTGTCCCTACGACTTTCTGGATCGCGCCGACTGTTGACCatcctttccggaagccatgttGGTTTGTGGCAAAGCCTCCAGCACGATCGATGTCGTTGCGTAGTCTTCCCTGTATAAGCTTTTCGAGCAGTTTCCCTGCAATGTcgagcatgcagagtggtctgaacgacgaaggtgttatagGGCTACCTTTACCTTGTAAcagggtaatttaccctgtaTCGGTAAAACCGACCACGCGTGATAATAattcgacgcagcactggtGCGTCTCGGTCTTCGGGACCCATTAGCGTTAAGTGGGGGTAAGTCTGAGGTTTCTTGGCTGATCGCGTAGCTGCGGTGAGTTAGAAGTAGTGCAGTGCTCAGTTCAACAACATCAGCAGCCAAAAAGTCCAAGAAGGAAGCCAGTTTTGAACAAAGAGTTTCCTCAGCACAAATTTAACCAGGTATTGAGACTTTCATATTTTTGATGAGCCAAGGGGGTCgtatacccggctcatcaattttactacttctcattattaattaaattttgataattcaattgttttttataatactttgctcaataataattaattattttaattgattcgaTTCGTTAGCATTGTGAGCATTCCTCTTGGGCGATTTTTTacccgaggaatgttctagacctcgTGGGTTTAGGAGttgtgagaaattaaattattgattcggccggttaataattatcaacatCCTAGATtggcttaaataaattcatttttattaataaaatattaattaatttctgaacacCGAGAATAATTCCAATCGGCAGCTCACGATCGGGCAAGCGTCGCTCGTATACTCGAGGTCAAGGCTTGCTACGCACTAACGAACAtcggcgtccattttgagcgcgcaaattcctggCAATTATTTCACGtgataatttataagtaagaacaattgaattgttattatttaatattatttgttacaagaaagtattatttattaaatataatttattgagaattggcTACTGAACTTCGACGCAATTAAGATTGGAtacccgtggataatttttcgtaaaTTTATGTTACGTTgagataaattgttttattaattatttataaatcgaaaaattccacgtggtcaTTTATACATTGAACTAttgaagactaaaattattattttattggaattatttataaaaatattgaacggCGTGAATTAAGTCCCAGAAAAGtagttagaattttataaagaaatattcttaagttgaattgaaataaatttatgcgtcgatattgttcctaaaaatttatttaatgttgagtattaaactcgtggataatttggaataaattcaagcatcggtttttagtgtagatttatttgagaattaaactattagttgtgaaaatggtttacgatttatttgcgagctaatgactgaaaattttagtaaaaattaatgttgtaatttttggagtttaattttataagtcaaaaataaaagttaagtagagccagtgtgtgtgtgtgagcggGTTATGTGTGTGAAGATCGTGCgggatatgtgtgtgtgagtgttgTCATtctctacttgttgatgttttGCCGAGTAGAGTAATTAACATACCTTAGAaaccgttgtatagacgccaagttggggtacagcggtagtaagctagaaactgcagtatagacgctccatatgagggtactgtaggattaagaatttttgttagttATAAGGAATTTACACATCGCCGTCGTATACGATAGCCTCTGTACGAGGTGTTTCGCTGGCTACCTAGGTTAAGTTGAGGCGTCGGTTTTAGCCCGGAATCCTCGGTAGTAATAAATCGTAGTGTTAAGTTAGTTTTAAGTGAGTCAGTGTACGTGCGAGTGAACAAGTTGTTATtctattttgttgttaataaatttttggtaccgttgttaattaaaaatttattcatttcagatcaccttcctccactctctctccctgtagataAGCCCAGCTCTGGTTCCGGTTCTGGGAACCGCGATTAAAAATCCCGGTGGCgcccttttattaattaatttagattcattagttagttttattttttcatttaattaatttaaggcGCCAATTGAGCGGAATAATCACCCGTTATAACCTTTGTCTAacagaaccaatctctgccgcttccAAGTCGTTGGAAACGTGCCGGTTGCTAGGCATGTGTTAAAAGCGTTCAGTAGTATACCTGGGTGTTCCAGGGCTAcaatcttgatcaccgatgccgggataCCATCAGGGCCAGGTGATTTTCCTGTCTTGGTGTTTGGTTTTGATTTACCTGCTGATTTGGTGTTGATTTACCTGCTTCTGTTTGGTCCCGCACACTGGCGTGTTTGGTCTCCAAAActaagacatttaaaacagcgggttacttttgcaactgggcgtatacgacagttcacccAACCGATCATTATATGGGTcttgtcaagggccttaatcgcactggCCTCGTCTacttcgcagaaggctgcccgatttcctcgtggtgtgggttttgtcaaatttacccgtttgacctccaggcTGTCAGTGAATTGACGTTTGAatgcttcacggacttcgctctcggtagagatttcgTCCAAGTtgaggatctcgatcgttgctGTTGGTGTTGACCGCGTCTTGACCGTaccgatgtttgcagtggctgaccttactgcatcggtaaaagccttgctgtcttcggtctttcgagccatttcaaggagaacgcctccgtgtttcgtctttttaatagactttacgtctacgcccgtctcgacagggcttaccttggccttgatttcctttAGGATATCAGCATAAGTTTGGCCGTCTATTGGTTGGACAAGAACAGCCTTagttgttttcttttttctcctCGGTTTCTTAGAGGCACCCTTACTTGACTGGTTTTGAGCTTTATTAGGGGGAGCCGCTGTTTCATGCTCTTTTTCCTTCTTCTTCCTATTTCGGTCCACTGCAGTCCAGACGTCctcccgggctgtctttttctgtggTGGCTTCTCGATTATTAAagaagggctgggcgtggacagctGCCTCTTCTTGTTATTGTCCTTTCCTTGCTGTGGTAATTTTTTAGGAGTGACCAAAGATGGCTGTGGTTTTTTGGTCAGACTCGGAGTTGTTTGGGTCGTTGAGGCCGACATG
Coding sequences within it:
- the LOC123258878 gene encoding uncharacterized protein LOC123258878 translates to MKLSQQSSLNSFCSSISNSSELKRTCSDFEDTMPAPKKNKIDFLTSELVLALERTKTSNRNAMYIISAVIQSLGLEIDKYNLSYSTIRNARISKREEIVDTIKEEEIFDDSLVVDGKMLSAGNGQPKAERLSIHVTGINTDKNFKTPILSDGTGESQASAIFETLIEWDLCDNVKAMCFDTTSSNTGCFNDACALLEDKIGRDLLYLACRHHTSELMLRNVAEVAWLVTNSPNVPIFKRLRDNWEKIDKSAYEIGTEEKDISLILNQRKDDILDFIENQLKNHHPRNDYKEFLELSCIFLGGIKSHRAEFKAPGAFHHARWLSKALYCLKI